From Candidatus Binatia bacterium:
GGCGCCGTGGCGCGTGCGCTGGAGGTTCAGCCTGGATCTGGCCGGGATCCATCCCTGGTGGTAACATCGGCCCGTCCGCGGCCGATGCGCCGCGAGGGAGGGTCCCCAATGAACATCGAGATCCGCTACTGCCAGGAATGAAGCTATCTCCCTAGGGCCACCAGTTTGGCGGCCGAGCTGAAGAAGGACCTGGGCGTCGACGCGACGCTCACGCCGGGAGGCGGCGGGGTGTTCGACGTGATCGCCGACGGCAAGACGATCTTTTCCAAGAAGCAGGTCGGGCGGTTTCCCGAGGTGGTCGAGATCCTCGGGATGTTGAAGCAGAAGAAGTGACGACGGCGCGGCGCTCGTAGCGTTCCACGCCGGCCGCACCCACCGGCCCCCCACGCGGGGCCGGTCGCGTTTTGGCAAGGGGGGTTCATGAGCACTCGCCGTTCCGTCTCCGCCCGCACGCCGCTCCTCGCGGCGCTGCCCGCCGCGCTCGTCGCGGCGCTCTTCCTCTCGGCCCCACTCGCCGCGGCCGCGCCGCACGACAACGACCGCTCTGCCCGCGGCGCGCGGGCCGGCAAGTCCGACGCCGCCACTCCGGCGGCTCCCGAAGCCCCCGTGATCCGCGAGGTCCTTCCCGACGGGCTCACCCTCCTGATGCAGGTGGATCACTCCAAGCCCCTGGTCGGCGTCTGCATCGTCGTGAACGGCGGCAGCCGCACCGAGGACCCGAAGCTCTCCGGGCTCAGCCACTACTACGAGCACCTGATCTTCCGCGGCGGCTCGGCGCGCCAGGAGGAGCTGGAGTTCCGGAAGGAGATGCAGCGGATCGGCGAGGAGAGCGGCGGCTACACGACGAACGACTACACCTGCTACGGATTCACGGCGCCCACGGCGAACCTGGACGAGGCGCTCTGGCGCTCGCTCGACGCCTGGCTCGGATTGAAGCTGACCCAGGCCAAGGTGAACAAGGAACGCCAGGTCATCATGGAGGAGTACAACCAGGGCGAGGACCGTCCCGACTACAAGGTCTACTACCAGATCGAGCGGCTCATGTTCCGCGACCATCCGTACAAACGGGACACCATCGGGCTGAAGGACGCGATCATGAACTCGTCGCTCGCGACCTTCCGCACGTTCTACGCCGACCGCTACGTGCCGAACCAGATGACCCTCGCGGTGGTCGGCGACTTCGATCCCGCGACGATGCGCACCAAGATCGCCCGCGGCTTCGCGCCCTATCCGCGCGGGAAGGAATCGTTCGAGCTGGGAATCACGGAAAAGCCGCAGACGGAATTCCGGATGGGCGTCGAGACGATGAAGACGCCGAGCACGTGGACCCATCTCGGCTTCCACACGGCTCCGTTCCGGGGCCCCGATTCTCCGACGCTCACCGTGATCGCATCGCTCCTGGGCGGGGGGACCTCGTCGCGCCTCTATCACGCGCTCAAGGAGAAGGAGAACCTGGTCACCGACGTGAGCGCCAGTTTCGAGACGCGGAAGGACCCGGGCATGTTCCTGGTCTCGACCCAGATGCCGCCGGCCAACGAGGCCAAGGTGTTCGGGGTGGTCCGGGACGAGCTGACGCGGCTGGCCACCGAGCCGGTCCCGCCCGCGGAGCTGGCGCGGGTGAAGGCGGCGCTCGTGAACGACTGGGTCTTCGCCGCCCAGACGCCCTTCTCGCGCGCGGAGCGCCTCTGCGTCTTCGGCGTCATGTCCGATCCTGCGATCGCGGGGCTCTGGCCCCGGCTGATCGAGGGCGTCACCGCCGAGGACATCCGCCGGGTGGCGGCGGCGACCTTCGCTCCGAACCAGGCCTCCTACTCGGTCGTCCGTCCCGCCGACGCGCCCTCGGCCGCCGCTCCCAGCCAGAGCGACATCCTCGCGATGGTCGCGCCCTGGACCGAGGCCTGGCCGGCGGCGGCCGCGGCCGACCCTACCGTGACCGCGTCCGCGCCGCGCAAGGAGACCCTTCCGAACGGCATCACGCTGATCCTGAACGAGGACCACTCGACGCCGATCGTCGCGGTGGCGACCTACGCCCGCGGCGGACAGTGGATCGAGCCCGAGGGTCTCGCCGGCGTGAGCCACATGGCCGCCACGCTGCTGCGCCGCGGCGCGGGC
This genomic window contains:
- a CDS encoding Rdx family protein, which codes for MNIEIRYCQEUSYLPRATSLAAELKKDLGVDATLTPGGGGVFDVIADGKTIFSKKQVGRFPEVVEILGMLKQKK
- a CDS encoding pitrilysin family protein, which produces MSTRRSVSARTPLLAALPAALVAALFLSAPLAAAAPHDNDRSARGARAGKSDAATPAAPEAPVIREVLPDGLTLLMQVDHSKPLVGVCIVVNGGSRTEDPKLSGLSHYYEHLIFRGGSARQEELEFRKEMQRIGEESGGYTTNDYTCYGFTAPTANLDEALWRSLDAWLGLKLTQAKVNKERQVIMEEYNQGEDRPDYKVYYQIERLMFRDHPYKRDTIGLKDAIMNSSLATFRTFYADRYVPNQMTLAVVGDFDPATMRTKIARGFAPYPRGKESFELGITEKPQTEFRMGVETMKTPSTWTHLGFHTAPFRGPDSPTLTVIASLLGGGTSSRLYHALKEKENLVTDVSASFETRKDPGMFLVSTQMPPANEAKVFGVVRDELTRLATEPVPPAELARVKAALVNDWVFAAQTPFSRAERLCVFGVMSDPAIAGLWPRLIEGVTAEDIRRVAAATFAPNQASYSVVRPADAPSAAAPSQSDILAMVAPWTEAWPAAAAADPTVTASAPRKETLPNGITLILNEDHSTPIVAVATYARGGQWIEPEGLAGVSHMAATLLRRGAGPMSARQISDQAELIGMRLSSGGSNDYAFLNWQAPSRNFGKSWDLYRTLLTQPNFPSDETAKVRQDLIQQVQSMGDRPFDLTNLRFAEAIYRKSPYRRAVIGDEASLKKITAADLRQAYRSEFCGANLVVAISGDFDTDATLALARRTLGAIPKGTPATVGGVRDEPATEKRPIFVDKEQEQITYNTGWIGCSLLDPDYPALKTGVALIGDRLFFKYVYEKGVAYRSWFYMNDRVGQGTVQNEMGVSPQNWSAASGVLEDVTEYVTRPLRDDEVKRTIDKVLTRWYLGAQENDAIAGRLGFYEAAGLGYDFALRYPERLRHLSASEVQAALRKYLHPETYTRVAIGKEPAKTAGASLAPSH